A single window of Pseudomonadota bacterium DNA harbors:
- a CDS encoding DUF4398 domain-containing protein: protein MDTVSPAEIAVNRAIEAKAGEYAPLELRQAQENLDAARQAINDEEYEEAHRLAEAAREDARLAEVKAQSETAREQAREIQSTIETLRQEAEQRDPAR from the coding sequence ATGGATACCGTTTCGCCCGCGGAGATTGCCGTCAATCGGGCCATCGAGGCAAAGGCCGGGGAGTACGCACCGCTCGAGCTGCGTCAGGCGCAGGAAAACCTCGATGCCGCCAGACAGGCGATCAACGACGAGGAGTACGAGGAGGCCCATCGGTTGGCCGAGGCGGCGCGCGAGGATGCGCGGTTGGCTGAGGTCAAAGCACAATCCGAGACTGCCCGGGAACAGGCACGAGAGATCCAGTCCACAATCGAAACGTTGCGCCAAGAGGCCGAGCAGCGGGATCCCGCTAGGTAA